The Juglans regia cultivar Chandler chromosome 1, Walnut 2.0, whole genome shotgun sequence nucleotide sequence aataatattttaacaatatttttttaatttttatcctacatgtttattatattatattatataattcatattaaaaaaaaattatgtcagtGCTGACGAGAATGGTCATGAGTGATGACAACAATCATAACAGCTAGCAAAATGTGAAATTTACGCATCATGAAAAGATTGACGAGAATAATTAAGAAGACGTGAAGAGTTTGCACTCAATAAAGCggataactattatatatatatatatatatatatatataaataagcagGGAGGATTAATTGAGTATAATGCAAGGTTCCTGATATTATTCATCATGTAATTATTCAAAAAGtaacatttaattaatttcttgtttaatTACCGTCCGCCCCAAAATgatctttaatttatatttgtaaGCCTAAACTTATCTTGATGATCACCATGGGACGGATCGacattattgtaaaaattacatatatatccACGTgttttgactatatatatatatattatgtacgaTTTATATATGTGAGTAGTACTGTAATAAGGTTGAAAATTAAGGAGGCAGCTAATAATAATGCTCTGATCCCAAccaattaaatattgatgtaatcTTAGTGAATCAAAATGCACCcatattttaagttcaaattAGCAAGGATTATTTGGTGCGTTTGACTTTCTCCAACTTTTCCTTTTGTTGCGGGGCGGGCCCCATGATGAGCTCTCATTCACCTCCTCTTCCCAACCCCCTTCTCACTCAAATTTAAATCCATCCTTGTCAATGAAATTTAAGAGAAGCGCCGACCCTAGCGGCCACGCCGGCCATCGGTTTCAAGACgcttattaataattaaaacatgtcTTCCAtccatttcattatatatacatatatatataataattattattattttttttttgtaaaaatgttgGATTAATTACTTATTCTGTAATAATCTTATGGCCTCGTGTTAAAAAGTTTGGCTGGCGGCTGGTATAAACTTCTTAAGCTTGCTCGAGTGCTTGGAGGAAATCTCAGTAGTCTAGATGGATTATTAATTTGGCCAAACAAGGAAAAACTGGGCAGACATGATCTCAGTCTAGGCCGGGTATTTGTACAGCTAAATCAAGACAAGTTATCTATCCCGAGACGGATGTTGGCTAGCTGTTTGACCTAAAATGATACatataaaattgataaagatcattgttttatacaaattaagatccTATTTCATCGAACGGAATTACTAATTAGCAGATCGTACGTTTATGTGGCTCAACACTTCATGAACCATGATTTActactactatttatatataattcaaaatataatcgAATTTTCTATCGTATTCTTTTGGTATGCATGATTCCTATTCtcacaattaattaaattaattcaaaataagaaaaacgaATATTTATGacagattatttgtgacgataatgactatttaagacgaaaaatagatttattttaataaaaaataatcatttttacagaaaataattgaTCATACATAAGGAGTTTTCTTGTAATCAAATTGCATCAAGTCCATTAATTACGTAAACCCTCCATGGAAATTTACAAATATACATTTTAATCacttgaatatttttttgatctCCTTCATATGAACAAAAGAATAAGTTCGAAATTAATTTTAAACGGATTCAAACTTAAATCAGATAATgcaaaagttatatttaaaaatctcGAGATATCACAAAAGAAAGTAAATCATACAAAAATATGAGACCACGGAAATAATACTCATAACCTTCCAAGttcaatttaaataatcgtACAATATTGGTAGCTAGAGCTAGGTGTAAAAAAAGAGGTTAactaaattccaaaaaaaaaaaaccttctgcACTCGAACGGGATTGAATATTCATCACAAGctcaagtgaaaaaaaaaaaaaaacccaaagcCAAACACAAACCCAAATAAACAAAGCATGCATGAATTTCCCTCAAATTTAGGCAGCCTGACTTGCCTGCGGTACTTCAGCAAATTCCCGAATCGCCCATTGTATAGCAACcacagagggaaaaaaaaaaaaaaaaaaacaagccctCCGGATCCAAAGCCAAGTGAAGCCGACATTGCTATCAAGTGAAAAAGGATATCTATTTACAAAGGTCAACAATTTCTCCCTAAACAAGTCAGTACCTAACTTTCTTCTTTCCGTGTTCTTTATCAAAACATGTAACTGTTGGTCCTATTCTCATCGGAGGAACCCGGGGGCCTAGCAGAAGGAACCTGGGAGGAAGATGAAACACCCTCCATCACAAAGCCATCGGAGACCCCGATGCTTCTGGGTCTTGAGCTGCCCAGCCTTTGAAGAAAAGGATCACCGGCTTGTGCGTTATTGCTGCCTAATGAAAACAAGTATTGCTGGCTTTGCGGATGGTAGAGCTGTGGTTGAGGCTGTAGATGATATCCACGACCTGGAGGCATCATCATTGCAGTAGGATTATTGACATGGCCGGCTTGATGCGTTCCTAACCCAAAACCAAAGTTCGGTGCACCCGCGTGGGCTCCCGAGGCAAAGGGCGCAGTAGGACCGCCGGTGAATTGTTGCACCATGGCTCGAAAATTCGTAGTGTCTGTGTTGAGTAACGTAGTAGGGGTTCGTCGAGAAGCCCTAGACCGCCTGCGTATGGGCTTCGAGACACGGCCCTCGGGGCTCAAGTGGCCACCGGTATCTGGGATAGAACTCCCGGAGCCGAGTGAACTCAGCGTTGTAGGAGAAGTGACGGTGGTGGAGACAACAGTGGCATCAGAAACTCGATTATCGAGCAGAGCACCAGACACGGGGTGGCCCGGAGATGTCACTTGATTAGGAAGGTTTTGATGATAGAATTGGAGCCAGTCACTGGGGCCAGACATGGTTTCACTCATggccaaaaaattaaatatgtggAGGAGAAATGAGAGAACAGCTTTTGgtaagaaggaaagaaaagagcATAGGGTTATCCTATATATGGTGGCTTCAACGTGGTCAAAGCATGACTTTGAAAGAGATCCTGGCCGTGGATttggagaaaaggaagagatcATCAGGATAGATTCCAAGGTACGGCACGTGACGTTAGCACGTGGGGCTGTGGCGGAGAAATGTTTGGCATGACTCATAATCACGATATTCGGGATGATGGGAGGGTGAGGGGGTGTTTCTGGAAGTATGTTTTAGAGGCAAATTGGGGTTTTGAAGGATTTGTTTCGGGGGGGTTGGGTTCCTGGAAACTACCAAAGTCACAAGCTATATATATCACAATGACTTCATTAGGCTGGTGGCCACGACATCATTGTGCTTCGTGTGGTGGTAGGTGGACTTTGGTGACTTTTATTAGATCAGGAGTCTGCCcattaaaaaaacaactaaaaattaGAGGGAGGGGAGtctgcctagctagctagaacgTTTTGGGTCACTTCCCTCCTCCCTCCCCCTCCGTTTCTTGGGTTGGAGGGCGGAAGGAAGTACTTTCCTTGCTAGTTTATGGGTTATGATATATCCTCGCGCTCATGTGATTTCTTGTTTTTGGTAGATAAATCAACTTCAGTGGTGGTGATCAAAGGAAATGTCGAACGTACTGTGCATGAGTTTTGGGCCAGTGAAGTGAAGTTATACTTACAATAGAATTGATCATGTAGATGAGAGAACGAATTAGCTAGCAGATGAGTATTATTGTAGGTCTCATGATgatgttgattattttttttatcatgtaaaattgaattatataataattctaaaaaaccataattaaaatattagttagTTTCCTCTATATCGTGAAGCATTCATCTTTGAGGAGATCAGTGGCAAGGCCAAACATCATCCTGATCATCAATACCCCAAAAACAAGTTGCATCATGTTTACCATTAGTCAATCGAAGTCCATTGATTTATACCCAATAATACTTTTGTAGTTGCATGATCCTTACTtgcaaattatataattattaacatgaaaaaatctaatttataagattcaaaattttaaatttctcacaTAAATTCAGTCATGCTATATTTGCATTATAGACACCAGcttacatcatatatattttattgtttggttgATGGAATGGCAATGGGCAGGTACTTATAATAATAACAGTCGAGGGAGAAAGAATCCCAACTAGTACTTCAAAGCCCTTTAAATGACTTCTCAACGATAatgtctcgtttggatagtgagttgatatgaaatgagttaaaataaaagttgaaagttgaaaaaaaaattattagaatattactttttaatattattacaattttgagatttgaaaaaattgaattatttattatattttgtgtgagaatttgaaaaatcataataataagatgagttgagttgagattagtactcttgtatccaaaccgggctCTTGGGATGCGTTTGGAATGATTGTGAAGATTAGGTTTGTGTAAAAAGAATGCGAGCGCTCTTCCACCGAAAATAAGCGGAGCTAGCTAGTTGCAATCTGTCAGATTCTTGATTGTACCAATTAAGggttgtttggaaacaattCCTATATCATCCCATctaatttccttcccaaacattattaaaaattaaatactttcaaactaatcattttaacttttcagactaatcattacaattttctcaaactttcaaacaaaaaataattcaatttctttaaacctcaaaacaaaaataacattaaaaaattatattataacaatattttaactttataatagtttttgttcaatttttttctctcattttccaaaacataataaatacttaactcaaactatctcactactagtcacaaaattatcttattattatttataaaattctcgaCAACCATAAATTAATAAGTCTATATactatttaaattacttttgtaGGACTAGTCTTTAGGCTTAACCACTTCTTGCACCCAAGCCTTGACCTATATACGTCAAGTCCGTTTCGATTGATAagtaatttcaatttattttatctcatcttattattataatttttttaaatttttatataaaatataataaataatttaactttttaaaattttaaaataataataatattaaaatataatattttaataatattttatttaacttttaaattctatctcaacttatctcatcttaatttactattTAAACAACATCTTAGTACGTACATTGGTTGACTAGCCTGCTCGATCGCCATTTGGATTgcaatattttatgatttccTGCCCAGTCAAATTATTTTTGGAATGATGAAGGACTTCGATCgatatatttactatttagaGCATATCTCGTTGCATTATATTACGAcccaataaaatttactttatcATGTATGTTTCTTTTCGACATTTATAATTAGTTGATGCGATCGAGTTATGCTACCACTATATAGGTAATACAATAGAATTAAGCAAAATTATTCTCATGAGTCACTATTTACTATCttatatatcacattttatgaaaaacatgtcacactatatgaaaaaaaaataagctgtcaagtgtggagtgtggataGTGGACATTGATGTATGTATAGATAGCATTCCTCTAGAATTAATTTGCTCATCAGCCGATTTACCAAACTCTACACCCCACACCCTACGTGGCAAATTGGGTTCACTGACAAGTGAACCGGTTCTGCACCTCAATCCCACCCTCCTCCAGGGGAAGCATGACAATGCGATTTTCGCCCTTCTTTTGCAGCTCCCCTCCCTTCTAGAATTCTTCTCtgtgatttctctctctcttctgaaatcgtattatatatataacacgaGAAACAAACATATACAATGGTTTGATCTCCCCCTCCGCTTTTTCCCCAAATGGGATTTTCCTTCACTAACTATCGGATATTTAAACCACAAAACAGAACCCACCAAAATGCCtgggaagaaacaaaaaagaaaaagaaaaaagagagagcttGCAGATCAAAATGACTGAAAATATAACTACACGAATCATTAACGATCAATTTAGCTACTGATAAAAACGAGATAAAGAAGATAAAATTGAACAGACTGAACAAATCCCTGATCTACCActccacaacacaacacaagtgcaaatgcataacaaaaacaaatgcacaagaaaaaaaaaactaaaacagagagatagatagagagagagagagagagagagagagagagagagagagagagagagagagagagagctagttAGAGGGAGGAGCTAGGTAGAGGGAGGAGCGACGTGCTGCGGCGCTAGGCAGAGGGAAGGGCAACTGCAACGTGGGGTGTTGGGCAGAGGAGGGCTGGCGTGGCTTCAAATTCGAATGGCTTGAAATCCAAAATAAATGGTTGGGTAGGTCTTTAAAACATGcattttgagggaaaaaaaaaacaaaagaaaagaaaatccacgTCATGTGTGGGGTGTatggtgaatagtaactgatgtataATACTACCCAATACAATATTTCTTTGAGAAAGGATATTTGTATTTGTCATGATCACTCGAGTTTCGTATTAAGTTTTTTATACGGCTAGCCCTTAATTAGCAAATTTAAAGGTTGGTTTGacattaagaatattttaaaatatttataaataataatgaaatagtttctaaataatagtgaaataatttgaattaaaatattttattaaatttttaaaaaggaaagagaaaaattttgtgttttatttgggagtttgaaaattttataatgattaggtaataattagatgaaaaatttaaaaatgataagtattttgtatttgaatgatatttaaaaataaaatataaaaaaatatctgagaatactaATTAtgtttccaaacaagccctagttcattcttattttgaatttacGTATGAACAActtattatttggaaaaaaaattgcttttattttttttattatgaattgtCC carries:
- the LOC108998517 gene encoding VQ motif-containing protein 22-like encodes the protein MSGPSDWLQFYHQNLPNQVTSPGHPVSGALLDNRVSDATVVSTTVTSPTTLSSLGSGSSIPDTGGHLSPEGRVSKPIRRRSRASRRTPTTLLNTDTTNFRAMVQQFTGGPTAPFASGAHAGAPNFGFGLGTHQAGHVNNPTAMMMPPGRGYHLQPQPQLYHPQSQQYLFSLGSNNAQAGDPFLQRLGSSRPRSIGVSDGFVMEGVSSSSQVPSARPPGSSDENRTNSYMF